In Lolium perenne isolate Kyuss_39 chromosome 5, Kyuss_2.0, whole genome shotgun sequence, the sequence tatggtttgtaatgaataatgactgtgatacttaactattatgcctcgcaacaacaatttcctgggattgcgatgtatgacataataggcatccggacttaaaaatccgggtgttgacaagttggtatcagagccattgtttgaccttaggagaccctagttagaaatggacgttctgaaaaattgagtttcaaaaagaatgaagtatttctgaaaattttactccttgtcttctctttgagttctttggaaaaacaagaagtcatgctcttccttagaaaaataactaaaactttgccacacttgttcacttctctaacttaatcctttgcttcactttcagatggagcccgtgaacacgaagttttaccagcttgggaatgggggaagcttgatcttcgagcacgacctcaacgccctgtccgaccaccttggtcgcccgcaccccgagttccacggatcgcagatcgcgaaccagccaggaggcgaactgcagtggatcatcaccgctgacttgaggggcaagatggagcctcccacttctgagaggatcctcttctccttcatggagagcaactggctggacggacttgcccgcggccttcaggagggactcgcacgcttgtgcgggatgagcggggaggcactccagcaccctcgcttttcccacctcgcgaggcgtaactctgctggagaacccatggacatgtcatcgcacccgcagctgaagcaccacgtagagcatctcgacttcatgctgtaccacacgcagcaggatctcgaccactcccgtgagtacgccaaccagactcacgcccgcatcatcgagcaaggcgactgcatcaagatgctcgccaaggaccgcaggactctccgccagcagcgcgcgaAGAAAGATGCCACCATcgaccgcctccgcgcgaagatcgcagcacttgaggccactgtcaaggcccaggaggagcagatgaagaagatggaggaagatggagaagacattcagggaggaagcaactacctgagtgacgacgacgacttcgaggaggatgagaacaccgagggggaagactacgacttcctggatgacgaggatgatgaacacacccccatcgatgttgatgaggaggaggagtagttcacttgtgcactatcgtaggtgtgagttgtatcccgccccatgtatcgtagcttggagaagaagggttcttaaaacccttagtgtgctagcttgtaatgtgtgttgtttgctatgaatgaatgtatgtttgtgtcatcatgaaaagacttcaagttttaaacttgtgaactcaaccacaaaacaagccatagaaatttccctcttttctcatgatcaatctcaatactcagatggcccctccaactcgcaacacgaaccaagatgctatgatgcagatgttgcaagttatgctggaagatagagaagcagaaagagctgaaaggcaagccaacattgcagcactccaacagcttgtcaacaacaatcaaggccaccatgatcatccaggatctaagctcaagaacttccagaataccaacccgccagttttcagcaagactgaggaaccacttgatgcagatgattggctccaaactatggagaacaatctagaagtagctggagtggaagagaatgagaaagtgctgtttgccacgcactacctagcaggaccagcaagagcttggtggacaagcacccgtgccatgaacgcgggacagttcatgacttggactgatttcaagctcaagttcagcaagtaccatgtgcccccgggtctgataaagaaaatgagagatgaattccgtgaactgaagcaaggccggatgtccgtggtggaataccgcgacaagtttctcacactgtcaaggtacgccccggatgagaccgacactactgagaagaggaaggaaaggttcctgaacggactgcatgatgagatgcagactgtgttgatcaacatcccctttgccgacctcgaagcccttgttgactccgccatccagatggaaggcaaactgcaccaagccagtgagaaccgcaagcgccgcatgatgaatcagagtgggcctagcaatgccccaaggtaccgccccaactcaggcggaggcttcaggaccaacaagcccaatgcacagatgtcacgtccggtttatcagaaccggagtggaggaaatcccaggccaggaggccaccacaacaccaacaacaacttcaaccgtgctccgccgagagcccccaacaacaacaacagcaacaacaactccaacaccgcaccaaggaccgggagcaatgcaatccccgtcgcgaacaagcaggacaagaccaccatcacttgctatgagtgtggtgtagtggggcactactccaatgagtgtcccaagaggctcgccaagcttgcaggcaaccccgcaccacctgctcagcagcaacgccgtgtctccaccggcaagaagttcgtccccaacaacccgaacaaccgtggaggtcgcctctaccacatgaatgctgaggaagcccaggaagcacctgacgtggtgctgggtatgttctctgttaactcaataccagcaagagtgttgtttgattctggagcatcgcattcgttaaattctgagaagattttgtgtgcactagtaagattcaaccaatcagcttgaaacatgtcatggtagttcaaatacctggatcaacaactaaagctagaaaattttgcaaagatgtacccatcagaatccatgaaatagacttttatgcaaatttgattgttctgggaacaaaaggattggaagtagtcctgggtatggactggatggcgaaacatcatggattgatagactgcgccaagaaggccatcaccatgacaagtagcaccggaatagtAATAGAACAcctatctgaaaaactaccaagaaaattcacctgcaatcaaagtgtagcaaagccaactctggatcaaatcagggtcgtttgtcgataccctgatgtgtttccggatgatctacccggtatgcccccggatcgggatatcgagtttatcatcgagttaatccctggaacaggacctatagcccagagagcctatagcatgaaccccgcagagttgatggaactgaaaaagcaactggatgatatgctgtacaaaggtctgattcgaccaagtgcgtcgccttggagatcaccagttttgtttgtggataaaaaggacggtgccactcgtttggttacggattatcgtaagcttaacgatgtcaccatcaagaacaagtatcccttaccaaagatagaagacctgtttgaccagctaaccggtgcccaagttttctcaaagattgatctgaggacaggttaccatcaactgaagatccgagcaacagatattccaaagactgcctttaccaccagatatggactgtatgagtacaatgtcatgtcctttggactgaccaatgcccccgcttatttcatgaacctcatgaataagatctttatggaattcctggataagtttgtcgttgtcttcatcgacgacatccttatctactccaaatcagaagaagaacatgagcaacacttggaagtggttctagaaacccttaggcaacatcagttgtacgccaagtttagcaaatgtgagttttggttgagagaagtgggattcctgggacacatcttgtctgcaggaggaattgccgtggatcccgcaaaaatcaagactattgaggaatggaaagccccaaccacccagactgaagtcagagcatttctaggattggcgggatattaccgccgattcgttgaaggtttttcaagcatcgcaagaccaatgactcaactgctgaagaaggaccggaaatttgattggaatgacaaatgtgaagaaagttttcagctactcaagctcagattgacaacagccccaatactgatcatgcccgatgtcaccaagccatttgatgtctattgtgatgcatccaagactggacttggatgtgtgttgatgcaagaaggcaaagtgatatcctacctatcaaggcaattgaagcaacatgaacagaactacccaactcatgacttggagttagcagcagtagtgttagccctgaaggtttggcgtcattacctcatgggtaatcgatgcgagatatattctgatcacaagagcctgaagtacattttcacccagaaagagctaaacatgagacagcgcagatggatagaattgatcaaggattacgacatggaaattcactaccatcccggcaaggccaatgtggtagcggatgccttgagcagactgccgtgtcagttgaactccatgatcgcaatagagcaaccaagcctgtaccaagagtttgaacaattcagactagagctagtgagcgaaggattcctcgccagcattgaactccaacccaccttgatgagccagataaaggaagcccagaagggaaatgccagcattgacggaataaagagtcaaatagctgcaggaaaggcaccaggattcaccatagacgaagccggagttctttggtacaaagaacgtctctgcgtaccatcggactctgacttgaagcaagtcattctgcaagaagcccatgacaccctttactcaatccaccccggaggaaccaagatgtaccaagacctgaaggaacaattctggtggcacggaatgaagcgagagataggaagctacatcgccaagtgtgatatctgtcagcgagtcaaagcagaacatcaacgacccgcaggactgttgcaacctttacagattcctgagtggaaatgggattctgtcggtatggactttatcacaggattgcccaaatctagccgaggaaatgactccatttgggtagtcattgataggttgaccaaggttgcacatttcatccctgtcaagaccacataccaaggcccaaagctagctgagttatacatatccagaatagtcagcttgcacggaaccccgaagtcaattgtgtcagatagaggatcacaattcacctcaagattctggcagaaagtacatgaaggactaggaacccgtctgaatttcaaagACAAAGataccacccacagactgacggacagactgagagagtcaaccagatcctagaagatatgttgagagcctgtgtgctagagtacggatccaaatgggaagactgcctaccatatgcagaattctcctacaacaatagctatcaagccagcttacagatggccccctttgaagtcctgtacggaaggaaatgccgtacccctctgaactggtcggaagtcggagatagtcaagtcttcggccccgatgttctccgcgggtcgaagagaaggtgcacaagatccgtgagtacctcaagaccgcccaatccagacagaagagctacgccgacaagagacgccgagagatgacgttcgagatcggagattttgtgtatctcaaagtctcacccctcaaaggaatgcagagattccaactcaaaggaaagctcgcccccagatatgtcggaccattcaagattctagatcgccgaggagaagtctcatatcagttggaactgcccgaagagatgtccgccgtacacaatgtgtttcacatctcactgcttcggaagtgtctagaagtacctgagaagaccgaagtattcaagaacatcgaccacagagccattgatatcaacaaggacctaacttaccgcgaagtgcctattcgcatcctggaagaagcattcaggaccacccgcaccagaagtatcaagttcctgaagatacaatggagtaaccacaccgaagaagaagcaacttgggaacgcgaggaagatatgaagaaggaatacccaaatctctttagtacctagttttctctagatctcgggacgagatcttttgtaagggggaagggtttgtaacatcccaagtttcaataaaatgaacaagagagatttcaagaatccaaatatcagggttaacaaaaactttttctcaccatataggtttatgcatattAGATCACCCTcttaattattttgagtgtgcaattgccatgatgcttgtttgtgtGTTATTATCATCCTAAAACCTTAGCCATGACCACTTGATCACCCCTAGCCAAATAAAATGGAAATATAAAAGAatttccaaaaatccattttactctcacataaggcctatgccattattgcaaatacttaacctagcccactttggcttgcaccattgtgtGTAAATGGTTACcaaacacttttaaacacttttggaagtgaagaaactcaactcaaaccaaaatcaaactcaaattccaagtcacatgaaatatggtcacttgtgccatttttagtc encodes:
- the LOC127300176 gene encoding uncharacterized protein codes for the protein MEPVNTKFYQLGNGGSLIFEHDLNALSDHLGRPHPEFHGSQIANQPGGELQWIITADLRGKMEPPTSERILFSFMESNWLDGLARGLQEGLARLCGMSGEALQHPRFSHLARRNSAGEPMDMSSHPQLKHHVEHLDFMLYHTQQDLDHSREYANQTHARIIEQGDCIKMLAKDRRTLRQQRAKKDATIDRLRAKIAALEATVKAQEEQMKKMEEDGEDIQGGSNYLSDDDDFEEDENTEGEDYDFLDDEDDEHTPIDVDEEEE